TGAACACTCTGACAAGAGAAGGAGAAGGTTTGTAATTTCCAGAATTGCTGTGCTGTATATTTAGTAGTGACTCAAATAACACTGATGTTTTAGAGCAGGCAGCTAAgctgacagaactgaaacagttGAGTTCCACAAAGCAAGCAGCAAGCAGATTATGGAGACTGTCtataacaggggtcggcaacccaaaatgttgaaagagccaaaaacacaaaaaacaaatatgcctggagccgcaaaaaatgaaaagtcttgtatcagccttagaatgaagacaacacatgctgcatgtttctatattagttagaactgggggaagattttttttttcattatgcacttcgaaaaaaaagtcaaaatgtcaagattaatgttgaagtagaatcttgagaaaaaagtcgaaatgtcgagagaaaagtcaaaatgtcgagaaaaaagtcaaaatgtcgagaaaaaagtcaaaatgtcgagaaaaaagtcgaaatgttgagaaaaaagtcaaaatgtcgagaaaaaagtcaaaatgtcgagaaaaaagtcaaaatgtcgagaaaaaagtcgaaatgtcgaggaaatagacaaaacttcgtgaaaaaagtcgaaatgccgagaaaaaagtaaaaatgttgagattgaaaaggaaaggaaaaagaaataaaaaaaggaaaaaaggaaaaaaaaagaaaaaaggaagaaaaagaggagaaaaaaataagttccaggagccaccagggcggcgctaaagagccgcatgtggctctagagccgcgggttgccgacccttggtctaTAAGAACCTCATAGAGGGAATCTTAACCTTTAACATGGCAATGTGGTACGGCAACCTTACCACAAAAAATAGATGCAAGCTACAAAGAATAGTGAATCTAGCCTCAAAAATAATATGGAAGACACAGAGAAACTTAAGTGGCATTTATAAGGAAGTGATTGGGAAAAAAGCTGCTAGGATAGTAAATGATCTACTCACCCACTCTGCAGCTTTAGAGTTTAAATGACTTCCCTCAGGTAGACGGTACAGTTGCCAAAGGATAACTGGAACTTATGTAAAAACTCATTCATTCCCAACGCCATTAAGGCTCTGAATGAGGGACGTCTCAGTAGATAAACCTGTCTTTTATGTACACGCCCTTGTTGTTCCTGCTTTTTGCCACTAATATGTTTTGCGTGtaaatgttaagtgtttgttgaTGTGTCATGGtactgttgtttttgtattatgagacaaaagacaaattaactaactaactaactaactaactaactaactaactaactaactaactaactaactaactaactaactaactaactaactaactaactaactaactaactaactaactaactaactaactaactaactaactaactaactaactaactagctaactaactaactaactaactaaactgAAGCCACAGTACCAAGGTGTTTCCTTTATTTTAAGTGCAAATGTAATGACATATTTTTGAGACCAAATATTCTGAAAATCAGATTTGATTAAAATTGTCACATCCACTCCAGCTCCATTTGCTGCATTTAGGTCCGCCACACACCCTTGTCAAAAATATTTAGAAAGACTTTAATGTATCTTATAATGAAACAAAATCCAGGTCTTCAAACTAAACATTTATTAGAACAGTAACAACTGAGTGTTTCAACCAAAAAAGGATTTCCTGTGACTACAATGCCCTTTCTAACACTGAATCTCTCCTTTGGTGACCATAAATACAGAACAGGCCGATTAAAGTCTAGAGTCAAGAATAAGAGATTCACTGCTGACTCTCGTATTCCCCTGTCTGTGATCCTTCCAGTATCTAAACTTGATGTGATACAATGAAGGCACGAAaaccttgttttgttttactaaaCAAAAATTCAAATTTGATTTACATGTATTGATAGTTTTCAGTCCATGATAAAAGCTGTTTGACCCacactttttttattaattaccttattagggcccgagcaccttcagtgcgaaggccctattgtatttgtatgagttttttttctttctttcttttttctttctttttctttcttctgacaaaaggaaggcctttttgcccccctaaacgtgcccaaaaagtcaccaaattttgcacccaagccaggcctggcgtaaaaaatttaatggtttgcattcatgggcgtggcaaaatggctcaacagcgccccctagaaaactttgtgcctcaagccccacaatacggtttgacgtacatgcacgaaaatcggtacacacctgtgaCACAAAACAGTGACACAAGTAGTATTTAAATTACATATTAGCACCATGAGCGCACTAAAAAGtggttatatataatataatattatataatataaataatatatattatatcatattTTTCTTTCAGGACAATAAACTAACTGCTTTGAACCACTGATTTTCATTCATCAATTTTGCAAACTGTTAATTCTGAtgttgtttttgatgttttagAGCAGGCAGCTGAACTGCTCACCATTAAAGCCAGAGCAAACACAACAGAAAACCATGTGAACACTCTGACAAGAGAAGGAGAAGGTTTGTAATTTCCAGAATTAGATCAGGACTGATACAACTTGAACATCGTTCACTGTAATGTAACATTTGTGTTTCTCTCTCAGTGAAACGGGTGGCTTTCTCAGCATCTTTGGTCGTTTCTGGCTCAGAAACTATTGGACCATTTAACGCACACACCAACCTGATCTTCAGAAACGTTGTTACAAATGTTGGAAATGCCTATAACCCAAACACAGGTACTCACATTTACAGATGAACTATTACATCATGCTCACTCtcacaaaaaaatgtgtaaagGGTTTGTTCTTCCACATCTATGAGTGTCACAATTCATTTATAAATAGCGACATTgtaacttttttccttttttaggtAGATATTGACATCACAATATGGGAACCCCGATTCATAAATACTAAAAAAAATTTCTGACCCTAGCCATGTATCTTTTAAACCTAACCCAACTGGTCATGAGTTGGAGGTAAAGAGAACTTTAGACTCCAGATTGGGGTCATATTATACATTGGGTCTTATTCATGAAACGTGAGCAGAacgattttatttcatttcatttgtttattggtAGATGGCTCTAGGGTTGGTagaggctctcccagggttggtagatgctctcccagggttggtagaggctctgccagggttggtagaggctctcccagggttggtagaggctctcccagggttggtagatgctctcccagggttggtagatgctctcccagggttggtagatgctctcccagggttggtagaggctctcccagggttggtagaggctctgccagggttggtagaggctctcccagggttggtagaggctctcccagggttggtatagGCTCTtccagggttggtagatgctctcccagggttggtagaggctctcccagggttggtatagGCTCTTCCAGGGTTGGTAtaggctctcccagggttggtagaggctctcccagggttggtataggctctcccagggttggtagatgctctcccagggttggtagaggctctcccagggttggtagatgcttccccagggttggtagaggctctcccagggttggtagaggctcttccagggttggtagatgctctcccagggttggtatagGCTCTCCTAGGGTTGGTagaggctctcccagggttggtaaaGGCTCTCCTAGGGTTGGTagaggctctcccagggttggtagatgctctcccagggttggtagaggctctcccagggttggtagatgctctcccagggttggtagaggctctcccagggttggtagaggctctcccagggttggtagatgctctcccagggttggaagatgctctcccagggttggtttgggctctcccagggttggtataggctctcccagggttggtagatgctctcccagggttggtataggctctcccagggttggtagaggctcTCCCAAGGTTGGTTtgggctctcccagggttggtatagGCTCtgccagggttggtagaggctctcccagggttggtttGGGCTCTCAcagggttggtagatgctctcccagggttggtagatgctctcccaggATTGGTATAGGCTCtgccagggttggtagaggctctcccagggttggtagaggctctcccagggttggtagatgctctcccagggttggtagatgctctcccaggggtggtagatgctctcccagggttggtagaggctctcccagggttggtagatgctctcccagggttggtataggctctcccagggttggtagatgctctcccagggttggtagatgcaCTCCCAGGTTTGGAagatgctctcccagggttggtagaggctctcccagggttggtagaggctctcccagggttggtagaggctctcccagggttggtagaggctctcccaggattggtagatgctctcccagggttggtataggctctcccagggttggtagatgctctcccagggttggtagatgctctcccagggttggtagaggctctcccagggttggtagaggctctcccagggttggtagatgctctcccaggTTTGGAagatgctctcccagggttggtagaggctctcccagggttggtagaggctctcccagggttggtttgggctctcccagggttggtagaggctctcccagggttggtataggctctcccagggttggtagatgctctcccagggttcgtagaggctctcccagggttggtagaggctctcccagggttggtagatgctcttccagggttggtagatgctctcccagggttggtataggctctcccagggttggtataggctctcccagggttggtagaagctctcccagggttggtatcggctctcccagggttggtagaggctaTCCCAGGATTGGTagaggctctcccagggttggtagaggctctcccagggttggtagaggctatcccagggttggtagatgcactcccagggttggtagaggctctcccagggttgggagaggctctcccagggttggtagatgctctTCCAGGGTTGGTAtaggctctcccagggttggtagatgctctcccagggttggtataggctctcccagggttgatAGATGcactcccagggttggtagatgctcttccagggttggtagatgctctcccagggttggtataggctctcccagggttggtagatgctTTCCCAGGGTTGGAAtaggctctcccagggttggtttgggctctcccagggttggtagaggctctgcagggttggtagatggtctcccagggttggtagagactAGTGTGACAATATAtcatgccacgaaatttcgcgatacaaaaacgtcacgatatgtgtcgtggaggtgacaaactgtatcgcgatattggattattaatattaatttattgtgttgactagtacgCGCAGCGTAttggtgccgaccgcgcctcgacccttgcagggttttgagctctgaacttttactcatgtaaggctggtgtagagttaagccttaccttattaaattaaacctttttcgggtcgtgagtaggataaacacggggacaacttctgctgagttccagtgtactttaatgtccctcaacagtgtaggattttagaacatcaaaagagcacctagtgccgtactgtggcgtatcactccgcccaatctaaaacagactaatcactacagataaactgactagtgtcattatagtccctgatttacattagaatataaagaatatatttattaaataatgaaccctgaattaccaaaataaccttcttaacaaaaataaatctcctcttacacgtataaggtgagcatgaatcaatcttttttatgatgtaaaattgtatgtattgatttacttttatttatttatttcattttagttgttaaatttctgaaaaagaaaaaagtcaaatcaaaaaaattagagaaactattcagtttgtggcaaaatatttgtacttgtaagaaactgaagatgcataatgcaaacctgacatttacttttagttcagtttgtggaaaatggttggcctggctttctctttaaaacttaaacagttataaagcattacaaactgtaacaatagggcaaacgcacagcattgttttgtattttgtatctttcaaataaaggacaattttttccagtcatttgttcctcatgcaaggttgttaaaaaaatactgctataatatcgtatcgtatcgtatcattattgtgacctcaatatcgtgtatcgtaccgtatcgtgagattagtgtatcgttacacccctagtagaggctctcccagggttggtagagggagcaatgcccaggacggacttaggtaggagcactgggtgataaaatgggggaaaaaaaatctacatttcACTGAtggacaatttaaaaaaaaaaggcagataaagAAATCAATTTTGTGTTCCACAGGCTTTTTCACAGCTCCGGTGAGAGCAGCCTACCACTTTGAGTTCTACCTTCATGGAAATGGACATCCTTCATATGGTACTGGTGCTGTGCTGGTCAAGAATGGAGaccatgttttaatttcccatgAACGTCAGACTTCAGGGTCTGTTAATCCTGCTCATGGTGTCACTTTGTTATTAGAGGTTGGAGATGTTGTGTTTTTGCGTCAGTGGATAAACTCAAGGATTTACGACGATCATTATCACTATACTACCTTTAGTGGCCAGCTTCTTTTCACATTGTGAGAGTTCTTCAGTTCACTGATACTCATGCAGTTTATTATCAGAATGTATCTTTGTATTTCAGTTTTCTAATTGATGTAAACACAGTCTTCCTATTAAAGTTTTATTTTCAGCTGCATCTGTTTCTGGATTTGCATGAATGTGGTAACTACAGGGACCTAGTTCAAGCAGACGTACCAGCTTTATGCTCACTCATACCCCGGTGGATGGTTTATTCCAGTTACTCCGTCTGCTTATAGGACTTGctgctgcttttaaatctcTACCGCCTCCCCAGCTCTTCCTGTAGGCTATAATTCAAGGAAAGGAGCATCATTTTAATCACCCCCAATATATGTATGTCTTCCTTAAAATAGGGGATTTATTTAGATCGGATTCTCTAAACCAAAGTGTTTTAGCAGTAGGAAAACTGTTGAGCTCTTCATCACATGACTTGTCTGATTGAACTATACACTGTAACGGGGCGTgatggattttttatttttttttaatgaaagctGAACGTGATTGATCACATGtttgttcttttcaattcattgTGGTGGTGTATAAAGATAAAATCAGgaataataaagaaataaaataaaactcagttgttgtcattttgaaatgtactgtaatgtgttattagcagaaTGTCccagtaatttgctgaataggctccagctgatccaaaatgcagcagcacgagtactgacaggaatcagcaggagagaccaagtctctccagtgttagcgtcgctccattggctacctgtaaaattcagaatccaatttaaaattttattacttacaaagcccaaaacggctgaGCTccacagtatttacaagacctgataatgccttatgttcctggcagagctctccgttctcagagtgcaggtttactcgtagttcctagagtatctaaatgtagatttggagggcgggcgttctgctatcagacaccattactatggaaccaacttccaatctgggttaaggaggctgacaccacctccacctttaaaactaaacttaaaacctttctgtttagtaaagcctatagttagtgtttagtaaacctctagctggtgttgggaAATCTCTAGGTattgtaaactctagtgtgttagagtcagtagtcatagttgcagctatagaacaagactataatagttagtctcaaatatagcttggtggtagatatgctgctataggcctatgctgcaggggggaccgacatgatctgctgggcggtgcctctcacccttcttctcctctccttttccctgcctctcttctccatttccatttttataaatgtctgatagctatcgttttgtccatcgctcctgtagtttcttgtgccggccccccttttctcttttttgtgcatgtttgcaggccggagcctcgggagctgcattctggcctgtcccggcccccccccccatccccggtcatcccgctgctgcttccacctgcctgctgtgctgctgacgtccccgactcccccagtctggccttcggcaggagggtccccccttatgagcctggtcctgctcaaggtttcttccctcctaaaggggagtttttcttgccactgtttggcttaaggcttttctcccactatgggagtttttacctgccattgtttatgtaataattgctcgggggattatatttatatttataattatatttatatttatgttcatgttctggatctctggaaagcgtctagagacaacatctgttgtattagacgctctataaagaaaattgaattgaattgaattgaattgaaataacaTTTTATAAAGCTGACTCTTCCTTTTTCCCAGAAACAGCTGCCTGCTGAGAGGGACAGCTGGTCCCCACTATTGGTGCTGTACTGTATTAAAACAAATCAGGACaagtaaaaaaacacacacacactaaacaaGCATGAAAGTGTACCAGCATCAGCGGGTACTGTGCTATTAAGAGCCTGTGACTGTCGAGCTACTTGCGTTTTTGCAGTTAACTCTTCCATCTCTTGGAAACAAGATTCAGAGTTTACAGTTTTAGTCAAGTGTAGTACCGCCTAGTGGTCGCTAGATGGCTGCAGACAACATCAGATAACTTATAGTCGTTGGGTAGTTTTTCCTTG
This is a stretch of genomic DNA from Cololabis saira isolate AMF1-May2022 chromosome 12, fColSai1.1, whole genome shotgun sequence. It encodes these proteins:
- the LOC133457507 gene encoding complement C1q-like protein 2, producing the protein MSGVLAGLKVEMRYLQRDNTEQAIKTRELEQQYQAQSAKVNQLESLKQQYQEQAAKLAEQAAKLAEQAAKLAEQAAELLTIKARANTTENHVNTLTREGEEQAAELLTIKARANTTENHVNTLTREGEVKRVAFSASLVVSGSETIGPFNAHTNLIFRNVVTNVGNAYNPNTGFFTAPVRAAYHFEFYLHGNGHPSYGTGAVLVKNGDHVLISHERQTSGSVNPAHGVTLLLEVGDVVFLRQWINSRIYDDHYHYTTFSGQLLFTL